A stretch of the Azorhizobium caulinodans ORS 571 genome encodes the following:
- a CDS encoding MmgE/PrpD family protein produces the protein MSIVTPGVVPASVLLSEPAPEWLGRWTQFAADLRFEDLPDEVIARAKLVLLDSIGVIAAGMQEPEMAALVVRLGARRAGKAAAIGAGQGLDARDAALVNGTAGTMLELDEGNQYARGHPAIHVVPALLALAAETDVSGPELIVALALGYEIGARIGIASRLKVTMHPHGTWGTVGAALGVAKLHGADAGEIGRAIGIASSLGLSTSRRTMLEGATVRNCYAGFSNQLGLTAWDLAQAGLMPERDGIGTVYGTVIADDFRPEVMVDELGSRWEIARNYFKRHAACRYTHGALDALMGIMEDAGGLNPDNIEHIIVDTYVWAAQLDHPAPQTMLAAKFSLPFALASAIVRGQADVEAFRDAARANAVTQALAARVEVREDPALTAKLPGLRPARVTVMLKGNRQWTAEVLTNRGDTEDPYTAAEVEEKFRELAGPVWPTSRLEAIAGAVAGLDKAPTLAPLLDLLA, from the coding sequence ATGAGCATCGTCACGCCGGGCGTCGTGCCCGCTTCCGTCCTGCTCAGCGAACCGGCCCCCGAATGGCTGGGCCGCTGGACGCAGTTTGCCGCGGACTTGCGCTTCGAAGACCTGCCGGACGAGGTGATCGCCCGTGCCAAGCTTGTGCTGCTGGACAGCATCGGCGTCATCGCCGCCGGAATGCAAGAGCCGGAGATGGCCGCGCTGGTGGTGCGCCTCGGCGCCCGGCGCGCCGGGAAGGCGGCAGCCATCGGCGCGGGGCAGGGGCTTGATGCGCGCGATGCCGCGCTCGTCAACGGCACCGCCGGCACCATGCTGGAGCTGGACGAGGGCAACCAATATGCCCGCGGCCATCCCGCCATCCATGTGGTGCCGGCCCTGCTGGCGCTGGCGGCGGAGACGGATGTTTCCGGTCCCGAACTCATCGTCGCGCTGGCGCTGGGCTATGAGATCGGCGCGCGCATCGGTATCGCCTCGCGCCTCAAGGTCACCATGCATCCGCATGGCACCTGGGGCACGGTGGGGGCGGCGCTTGGCGTCGCGAAGCTTCATGGGGCGGATGCGGGCGAGATCGGCCGCGCCATCGGTATCGCTTCATCGCTGGGCCTCTCCACCAGCCGCCGCACCATGCTGGAAGGCGCGACGGTGCGGAACTGCTACGCCGGCTTTTCCAACCAGCTCGGTCTCACGGCGTGGGATCTGGCGCAGGCGGGTCTCATGCCCGAGCGCGATGGCATCGGCACCGTCTATGGCACCGTGATCGCGGATGATTTCCGCCCCGAGGTCATGGTGGACGAACTGGGGTCGCGCTGGGAGATCGCCCGCAATTACTTCAAGCGCCACGCGGCCTGTCGCTACACCCACGGCGCGCTGGATGCGCTCATGGGCATCATGGAAGACGCCGGGGGGCTCAATCCGGACAACATCGAGCACATCATAGTGGACACCTATGTGTGGGCCGCCCAGCTCGATCACCCCGCCCCGCAGACCATGCTGGCGGCGAAATTCTCGCTGCCCTTCGCCCTCGCCAGCGCCATCGTGCGCGGGCAGGCGGATGTGGAGGCCTTCCGCGATGCCGCCCGCGCCAATGCTGTGACCCAGGCCCTCGCTGCCCGCGTGGAGGTGCGCGAAGACCCCGCGCTCACCGCCAAGCTGCCGGGCCTGCGCCCGGCGCGCGTCACCGTCATGCTCAAGGGCAACCGCCAATGGACGGCCGAGGTGCTGACCAATCGCGGCGACACCGAAGACCCCTACACGGCGGCGGAAGTGGAAGAGAAGTTCCGCGAACTCGCCGGCCCCGTGTGGCCTACCTCGCGGCTCGAGGCCATCGCCGGGGCGGTTGCCGGCCTCGACAAGGCGCCGACCCTGGCGCCGCTGCTCGATCTTCTGGCCTGA
- a CDS encoding isocitrate lyase/PEP mutase family protein — translation MSLKARLAQERVLPAPGIYDALTASLAAAAGFEALYLSGAAIAYTRLGRPDIGLVSMTEVAEVIALVRDRVPTPVIVDADNGYGNALNVQRTVRTFERAGASALQLEDQTMPKRCGHLQDKSLISTAEMIGKIKAAVDARTSEETLIIARTDAVAVEGFEPAIERARLYAEAGADVLFVEAPRSQDQLAAVTRALGNGLPLLVNMVEGGDTPLATTEELGELGFKIVIFPGGIVRALARTAQAYYRSLFTNGSNEPFREHMFDFSALNGLIGTADLLAQGREYDVFGAALADAPLTRKAAR, via the coding sequence ATGAGTCTGAAAGCCCGCCTTGCGCAGGAGCGCGTCCTGCCCGCGCCGGGCATCTATGATGCCCTCACGGCTTCGCTCGCGGCCGCCGCCGGCTTCGAGGCCCTGTATCTCTCCGGCGCCGCCATTGCCTATACGCGCCTCGGGCGGCCGGACATCGGCCTCGTCTCCATGACCGAGGTGGCCGAGGTGATCGCACTGGTTCGCGACCGCGTGCCGACGCCAGTGATTGTCGATGCGGACAATGGCTATGGCAACGCGCTGAACGTGCAGCGCACGGTGCGGACCTTCGAGCGGGCGGGCGCAAGCGCCCTCCAGCTTGAGGATCAGACCATGCCCAAGCGCTGCGGCCATTTGCAGGACAAGAGCCTGATCAGCACCGCCGAGATGATCGGTAAGATCAAGGCCGCAGTGGACGCGCGGACCAGTGAGGAGACGCTCATCATCGCCCGAACCGATGCGGTGGCGGTGGAGGGCTTCGAGCCGGCCATCGAGCGCGCCCGGCTCTATGCGGAAGCCGGCGCGGACGTACTGTTCGTGGAGGCGCCGCGCTCGCAGGACCAGCTTGCCGCCGTCACGCGGGCGCTGGGCAATGGCTTGCCCTTGCTCGTGAACATGGTGGAAGGCGGCGACACGCCGCTCGCGACCACCGAGGAACTGGGCGAGCTCGGCTTCAAGATCGTGATCTTCCCGGGCGGAATCGTGCGCGCGCTCGCCCGCACGGCGCAAGCCTATTACCGCTCGCTCTTCACCAATGGCAGCAACGAGCCGTTCCGCGAGCACATGTTCGATTTCTCCGCCCTCAACGGCCTCATCGGCACCGCCGACCTGCTGGCCCAAGGGCGTGAGTATGATGTCTTCGGCGCGGCTCTGGCCGATGCGCCGCTCACCAGGAAAGCCGCGCGATGA
- a CDS encoding hydantoinase B/oxoprolinase family protein codes for MTAIDPVTLAVLKGRLEQIADEMDATLYRSAFNPIIAEARDACHGLYHAETGDTLVQGTKGLPIFVGAMAFAVRAVIEKVARDGDLQPGDSFLFNDPYAGGTHLNDFRLVRPIFRGGKLYCWLASVGHWLDIGGNVPGGFNARATESFQEGVRIPPVKLFKAGVLNHDIIEILSANSRVPVSNYGDLNGQLNALDLGERRLAELLDAYGENIVAQAFDAFSDRAEAMMRAAIRALPDGIYSFEDYLDNDGITPDRLTIALDLTVDGEKMTLDFSRSSAPCAGPLNIAYSTAAACCYVALKHVFTDVPANAGCLRPITFVIPETTLLGVKPPKPVGGYTETILRVIGVVFGALAKADPARATAAPFGTINALSLAGHRPDGSRWVMFSFFGGGLGGNPESDGLSHANNPISMATIPPAEILEAAYPVLFTQWALRPDSAGAGAHRGGLGAVYEIEPLTDADVFLLGERGIYPPFGVAGGTPAALNVFSWETEDGERSPPLASKVTDVKVRAGQRVRLETPGGGGYGDPKDRKREDVERDVRQGLVSVEAARTLYGVEITPDTTIPAQGAAA; via the coding sequence ATGACCGCCATCGACCCCGTCACACTCGCCGTCCTGAAGGGGCGGCTGGAGCAGATCGCCGACGAGATGGATGCGACGCTCTACCGCTCCGCTTTCAATCCCATCATCGCCGAGGCCCGTGACGCCTGCCACGGCCTCTATCATGCGGAAACCGGCGACACGCTGGTGCAGGGCACCAAGGGCCTGCCGATCTTCGTGGGCGCGATGGCCTTCGCGGTGCGGGCGGTGATCGAGAAGGTGGCGCGCGACGGCGACCTCCAGCCGGGCGACAGCTTCCTGTTCAACGACCCCTATGCGGGCGGCACGCATCTGAACGATTTCCGCCTCGTGCGGCCGATCTTCCGGGGCGGCAAGCTCTATTGCTGGCTGGCCTCCGTGGGCCACTGGCTGGACATCGGCGGCAATGTCCCCGGCGGCTTCAACGCGCGGGCGACGGAGAGCTTCCAGGAAGGCGTGCGCATTCCGCCCGTGAAGCTGTTCAAGGCCGGCGTGCTCAATCACGACATCATCGAGATACTCTCGGCCAATTCCCGCGTGCCGGTCTCCAACTATGGCGACCTCAACGGCCAATTGAACGCGCTCGATCTCGGTGAGCGGCGGCTGGCGGAACTGCTCGACGCCTATGGCGAGAACATCGTGGCGCAGGCCTTCGATGCCTTCTCCGACCGCGCCGAGGCCATGATGCGCGCCGCCATCCGCGCCCTGCCGGACGGCATCTATTCGTTCGAGGATTATCTCGACAATGACGGCATCACGCCGGACCGCCTGACCATCGCCCTCGACCTGACGGTGGACGGCGAAAAGATGACGCTCGATTTCTCGCGCTCCTCCGCCCCCTGCGCAGGGCCGCTCAACATCGCCTATTCCACGGCGGCGGCCTGCTGCTATGTGGCGCTGAAGCACGTCTTCACCGACGTTCCGGCCAATGCCGGGTGCCTCAGGCCCATCACCTTCGTCATCCCCGAGACGACGCTGCTGGGTGTGAAGCCGCCCAAGCCCGTGGGCGGCTATACGGAGACGATCCTGCGCGTCATCGGCGTCGTCTTCGGCGCGCTGGCCAAGGCTGACCCCGCCCGCGCCACGGCCGCGCCCTTCGGGACCATCAACGCCCTCTCGCTCGCCGGCCACCGGCCGGATGGATCGCGCTGGGTGATGTTCTCCTTCTTCGGCGGCGGCCTCGGCGGCAATCCGGAGAGCGATGGCCTCAGCCACGCCAACAACCCCATTTCCATGGCCACCATTCCGCCGGCCGAGATTTTGGAAGCCGCCTATCCCGTGCTGTTCACCCAGTGGGCGCTGCGGCCGGATTCCGCTGGCGCTGGCGCCCATCGCGGCGGCCTCGGCGCGGTCTATGAGATCGAGCCGCTCACCGATGCGGATGTGTTTCTGCTCGGCGAGCGCGGCATCTATCCCCCCTTCGGGGTGGCTGGCGGCACGCCCGCCGCGCTGAACGTCTTCTCGTGGGAGACCGAGGATGGCGAGCGCTCGCCCCCGCTCGCCTCCAAGGTGACGGACGTGAAGGTGCGCGCCGGCCAGCGCGTGCGCCTGGAAACCCCCGGCGGTGGCGGCTACGGCGACCCCAAGGACCGCAAGCGCGAGGATGTGGAGCGCGATGTCCGGCAGGGCCTCGTGAGCGTTGAAGCCGCCCGCACCCTCTATGGCGTCGAGATCACGCCGGACACCACCATTCCGGCGCAGGGAGCAGCCGCATGA
- a CDS encoding hydantoinase/oxoprolinase family protein — MNAHTATPEAKPAPVVGVDVGGTFTDLFFFDAAAGRFRTAKVPSNRGDEAVGFLEGLKTFGPVAQLGSIVHGTTVGTNALLERKGARTALITTRGFRDVLEMRRRDRLHTWGLWGDFVPVIPRDMRFEVSERVLADGSVRTALDIEEVKAATKAALAQGAEAIAIVFINAYANPAHELAALEAVRALWPNENIACSAQILPEIREFERTSTTALNAYLQPVVGSYLKKLDDALVGEGFTGRFHIVQSSGGVMSTVTARKLPVRTALSGPAAGVIAAAAIAEAAGYPDIITGDLGGTSFDVSLVAGGKTALAAQTTIDFGLVIRTPMIEITTIGAGGGSIAYVDAGGMLQVGPESAGSRPGPVAYGQGNTRPTLTDANIVLGRINAERPIGGKLARLDVEAAKAAIDTHVAKPLGLGVMEAAEAIVRIADGRMAGAIRLVSIERGHDPATFAAVPFGGGGALHAGALIKDVGLKAALVPRYPGVTSALGCVIADIRHDQVQTVNLTVDALDPVALDARMVEEAAAARAVVEAAGLAVERIDTVFELDMHYVGQTHTVSVPLPVEVENGTTGIDRATIATAFDAAYQASFSRLLPGVPAKIVNLRTAAIGRRPHFDLKALAPEAGATVDGARRGSRPVWFAGAWHEAQVFARLELPVGATIPGPAVLEQPDATTLVDPDLVARVDALGNVIVERA; from the coding sequence ATGAACGCCCATACCGCAACCCCTGAGGCCAAGCCCGCGCCGGTGGTCGGCGTGGATGTGGGCGGCACCTTCACCGACCTCTTCTTCTTCGATGCCGCCGCCGGCCGCTTCCGCACCGCCAAGGTGCCGTCCAATCGCGGCGACGAGGCCGTGGGCTTCCTGGAAGGGCTGAAGACCTTCGGCCCGGTGGCCCAGCTCGGCTCCATCGTCCACGGCACCACGGTGGGCACCAATGCTCTTCTGGAGCGCAAGGGCGCGCGCACGGCGCTCATCACCACGCGCGGCTTCCGCGATGTGCTGGAGATGCGCCGCCGCGACCGCCTGCACACGTGGGGCCTATGGGGCGATTTCGTGCCCGTCATTCCCCGCGACATGCGCTTCGAGGTGAGCGAGCGCGTGCTGGCGGACGGCTCCGTGCGCACGGCCCTCGATATCGAGGAAGTAAAGGCGGCCACCAAGGCGGCGTTGGCGCAGGGCGCGGAGGCGATCGCCATCGTCTTCATCAATGCCTATGCCAATCCCGCACATGAGCTGGCGGCTCTGGAGGCGGTCCGGGCCCTGTGGCCGAACGAGAACATCGCCTGCTCGGCGCAGATCCTGCCCGAGATCCGCGAGTTCGAGCGCACCTCCACCACGGCACTCAATGCCTATCTCCAGCCGGTGGTGGGCAGCTATCTGAAGAAGCTCGACGACGCGCTGGTGGGCGAGGGCTTCACGGGTCGCTTCCACATCGTGCAGTCGAGCGGCGGCGTCATGTCCACCGTCACCGCCCGCAAGCTGCCGGTGCGCACCGCGCTCTCCGGCCCTGCGGCGGGCGTCATCGCGGCGGCGGCCATTGCGGAAGCCGCGGGCTATCCGGATATCATCACTGGCGATCTCGGGGGCACCTCGTTTGACGTGTCGCTGGTGGCCGGCGGCAAGACGGCGCTGGCGGCACAGACCACCATCGACTTCGGCCTCGTCATCCGCACGCCGATGATCGAGATCACCACCATCGGCGCCGGCGGCGGCTCCATCGCTTATGTGGATGCCGGCGGCATGTTGCAGGTGGGGCCTGAGAGCGCCGGCTCCCGGCCCGGCCCGGTGGCCTATGGGCAGGGCAACACCCGCCCGACGCTCACCGATGCCAACATCGTGCTCGGCCGCATCAATGCGGAGCGGCCCATCGGCGGCAAGCTGGCGCGGCTCGACGTGGAGGCGGCGAAGGCGGCCATTGACACTCATGTGGCCAAGCCCCTCGGCCTCGGCGTCATGGAAGCGGCGGAAGCCATCGTCCGCATCGCCGACGGGCGGATGGCGGGCGCCATCCGCCTCGTCTCCATCGAGCGCGGGCATGATCCGGCGACCTTCGCGGCCGTGCCCTTCGGTGGCGGCGGTGCACTCCATGCGGGCGCGCTCATCAAGGATGTGGGCCTCAAGGCGGCGCTGGTGCCGCGCTATCCGGGCGTCACCTCGGCGCTGGGCTGTGTGATCGCCGACATCCGCCACGATCAGGTGCAGACGGTGAATCTCACCGTGGATGCCCTCGATCCCGTGGCGCTCGACGCCCGCATGGTGGAGGAAGCCGCCGCCGCCCGCGCGGTGGTGGAGGCCGCAGGCCTTGCGGTGGAGCGCATCGACACCGTGTTCGAGCTGGACATGCACTATGTCGGCCAGACGCACACGGTCTCCGTGCCGCTGCCCGTCGAGGTGGAGAACGGCACCACGGGCATCGACCGGGCGACCATCGCGACCGCTTTCGATGCCGCCTATCAGGCCTCCTTCAGCCGCCTGCTGCCCGGCGTGCCGGCCAAGATCGTGAACCTGCGCACCGCCGCCATCGGCCGTCGTCCGCACTTCGATCTCAAGGCGTTGGCGCCGGAGGCCGGGGCGACGGTGGACGGCGCCAGGCGCGGTTCGCGGCCGGTCTGGTTCGCCGGAGCCTGGCACGAGGCGCAGGTCTTCGCCCGTCTCGAACTGCCGGTGGGCGCGACCATTCCCGGTCCCGCCGTTCTGGAGCAGCCCGACGCCACGACGCTGGTCGACCCCGATCTCGTCGCTCGCGTCGATGCGCTGGGCAACGTCATCGTGGAGCGCGCGTGA
- a CDS encoding cysteine hydrolase family protein, whose amino-acid sequence MHEAIPFSQTALVLVDLQNDFIDPKGAYGRAGQGAAAIAALPDRLAPLADAMRAKGGWIVSTHFTLVPAKGGEPLISPHLKELRPFLAKGDFLPGSWGHQLVDRLGPSDLSVEKIAYSAFYMTRLEWVLRKCDIRRLIVGGIVTNGGVASTVRDAHVRDFDVSVLSDGSAAFSDEVHQTAIAALKPVCTVTTIAEVMGEVGAA is encoded by the coding sequence ATGCACGAAGCCATCCCGTTCTCACAGACGGCGCTGGTGCTCGTCGATCTCCAGAACGACTTCATCGACCCGAAGGGCGCCTATGGAAGGGCGGGGCAGGGGGCGGCGGCCATCGCCGCCCTTCCCGATCGGCTGGCGCCACTGGCGGATGCCATGCGGGCGAAGGGCGGGTGGATCGTCTCCACCCATTTCACGCTCGTCCCCGCCAAGGGTGGCGAACCGCTGATCTCGCCGCATCTCAAGGAATTGCGGCCCTTCCTCGCCAAGGGCGACTTCCTGCCGGGAAGCTGGGGCCACCAACTGGTGGATCGCCTCGGGCCGTCTGATCTGTCGGTGGAGAAGATCGCCTATTCGGCCTTCTACATGACGCGGCTCGAGTGGGTGCTGCGGAAGTGCGACATCCGCCGGCTCATCGTCGGCGGCATCGTCACCAATGGCGGCGTCGCCTCGACCGTGCGCGATGCCCATGTGCGGGACTTCGACGTGAGCGTGCTCTCCGACGGCAGCGCCGCTTTCTCGGACGAGGTGCACCAGACCGCCATCGCAGCGCTGAAGCCGGTCTGCACGGTTACGACTATTGCCGAGGTGATGGGTGAGGTCGGTGCGGCCTGA
- a CDS encoding FAD-dependent oxidoreductase, whose amino-acid sequence MTDPLPCPTVFTARCAIVGAGPAGLMLGLLLARAGVEVIVLEKHKDFLRDFRGDTIHPSTLEVMHEIGLLEGLLKLPHTQAPKLHAEIGGTDVTLADFSRLPTRCRFIAFMPQWDFLDYVARQAARYPSFQLLMSTAVEDLIEENGRVVGLRATCDGAPMEIRAGLVVAADGRHSRVRAKAGLAVEAFGSPRDVLWMKLSRQSDDPPYTMGHAGPRQGFVMIDRGDYWQCGYVLKKGSFDEVKRAGLDAFRATVAAVSPLPASRMDEVRDWTDVSLLQVRIDRLTQWWKPGLLCIGDAAHAMSPIGGVGVNLAIQDAVAAANILTAPLLKGAVDEAALAAVQKRRTFPTKATQKLQLMMQKDRRKRETDARRSSGPPAFVRTIARWPLLAHLAGRLVGLGFRPEHVRDRKP is encoded by the coding sequence ATGACCGATCCCCTTCCCTGCCCCACCGTCTTTACCGCCCGCTGCGCCATCGTGGGGGCGGGGCCAGCCGGGCTCATGCTCGGGCTGCTGCTGGCGCGGGCGGGCGTCGAGGTCATCGTCCTCGAGAAGCACAAGGATTTCCTGCGGGATTTCCGGGGCGACACCATCCACCCCTCCACGCTGGAGGTGATGCACGAGATCGGCCTTCTGGAGGGCCTGCTGAAGCTGCCGCATACACAGGCGCCGAAGCTTCATGCGGAGATCGGCGGCACGGATGTGACGCTCGCCGATTTCTCCCGCCTGCCCACCCGCTGCCGCTTCATCGCCTTCATGCCGCAGTGGGATTTTCTCGATTATGTGGCGCGCCAGGCGGCGCGCTATCCCTCGTTCCAGTTGCTCATGTCCACCGCCGTGGAGGACCTCATCGAGGAGAACGGGCGCGTGGTGGGCCTCAGGGCCACCTGTGATGGCGCCCCCATGGAGATAAGGGCTGGTCTCGTGGTGGCGGCCGACGGGCGCCATTCGCGGGTGCGGGCGAAGGCCGGGCTCGCGGTGGAGGCATTCGGCAGTCCGCGCGATGTGCTGTGGATGAAGCTGTCCCGTCAGAGCGACGATCCGCCCTACACCATGGGTCACGCCGGCCCCCGGCAAGGGTTCGTGATGATCGACCGGGGCGACTATTGGCAGTGCGGCTATGTGCTGAAGAAGGGCAGTTTCGACGAAGTGAAGCGCGCCGGGCTCGACGCCTTCCGGGCGACGGTGGCGGCCGTCTCTCCCCTGCCCGCCTCCCGCATGGACGAGGTGCGGGACTGGACGGACGTTTCGCTGCTTCAGGTGCGCATCGACCGGCTGACGCAATGGTGGAAGCCGGGGCTGCTGTGCATCGGCGACGCCGCGCACGCCATGTCGCCCATTGGCGGCGTGGGCGTGAACCTCGCCATTCAGGATGCGGTAGCGGCGGCCAACATCCTCACCGCGCCGCTGCTCAAGGGCGCCGTGGATGAGGCGGCGCTCGCCGCCGTGCAGAAGCGCCGGACCTTCCCGACCAAGGCGACGCAGAAGCTCCAGCTGATGATGCAGAAGGACCGGCGCAAGCGCGAGACGGACGCCCGCCGGTCTTCAGGCCCGCCCGCCTTCGTGCGCACCATTGCCCGCTGGCCGCTGCTCGCTCATCTCGCGGGGCGGTTGGTAGGGCTGGGCTTCCGTCCGGAGCATGTCCGGGACCGGAAGCCCTGA
- a CDS encoding hydrolase, whose translation MTPSPLIEPAQCALILVDQQAGLAFASGSADAQMLRNNGLAAAKTAVAFGLPIVVSTSASKVYSGPLMPAFRAVLPDVAPIERRNMNLWEDEAAHAAVVATGRKTLIFAGLLAEACISFPVLSALADGYRVFVVADACGGLTATSHDLALRRLEAAGATLTSWLQMLLELQRDWTRHDTYEAARAIVVEHGGGYGTGLAYARDMIKPA comes from the coding sequence ATGACCCCATCCCCCCTGATCGAACCCGCGCAGTGCGCGCTCATCCTCGTCGACCAGCAGGCCGGTCTGGCCTTCGCCTCCGGATCTGCGGATGCGCAGATGCTGCGCAACAACGGCCTTGCCGCGGCAAAGACCGCCGTCGCCTTCGGCCTGCCGATCGTCGTCTCCACCTCGGCAAGCAAGGTCTATAGCGGGCCGCTCATGCCCGCCTTTCGCGCCGTGCTGCCCGATGTGGCACCCATCGAGCGTCGAAACATGAACTTGTGGGAAGATGAGGCCGCCCATGCTGCGGTCGTCGCCACCGGCCGCAAGACGCTCATCTTCGCCGGGCTTCTGGCGGAGGCGTGCATCAGCTTTCCCGTGCTCTCCGCTCTCGCCGACGGCTACCGCGTGTTCGTGGTGGCCGACGCCTGCGGCGGACTGACGGCGACGAGCCACGATCTGGCGCTCCGGCGTCTTGAGGCGGCGGGCGCGACCCTCACCTCCTGGCTTCAGATGCTGCTCGAACTCCAGCGCGACTGGACCCGCCACGACACCTATGAAGCCGCGCGCGCCATCGTCGTGGAGCATGGCGGAGGCTACGGCACGGGCCTCGCCTATGCGCGGGACATGATCAAGCCGGCCTGA
- a CDS encoding alpha/beta fold hydrolase, with product MTDAAIRPTVVLVHGAWADASSWRAVIRLLQQRGIDVVAVQNPTTSLDADVAATRLTLDSIAGPVVLAGHSWGGTVISEAGNDPKVKALVYVAAFAPDAGQSTGDQVRAHAAPPGLGGVVPFGEHFLKMSPESWIANVAQDLPEEEARILAAVQTPLALVTFEDKVKTPAWKDRPCWYVLSTQDRAVSVDLQRALSTQLKARTVELPASHMSLMSHPEAVAGAIQEAMAAVSAA from the coding sequence ATGACTGACGCCGCAATCCGACCGACCGTCGTTCTCGTGCACGGAGCCTGGGCGGACGCCTCGAGCTGGCGCGCCGTGATCCGTCTCCTGCAGCAGCGGGGCATCGACGTGGTGGCGGTTCAGAACCCCACCACCTCGCTTGATGCCGATGTCGCCGCGACCCGCTTGACCCTCGACAGTATCGCAGGGCCGGTCGTGCTCGCGGGCCATAGCTGGGGCGGTACCGTCATCAGCGAAGCTGGCAACGACCCGAAGGTGAAGGCATTGGTCTATGTGGCAGCCTTCGCGCCGGATGCCGGCCAGTCCACGGGCGATCAGGTGCGGGCGCATGCGGCCCCTCCCGGGCTCGGCGGCGTCGTGCCCTTCGGCGAGCACTTCCTGAAGATGAGCCCGGAAAGCTGGATCGCCAACGTGGCGCAGGATCTGCCGGAGGAAGAGGCCCGCATCCTTGCGGCCGTCCAGACCCCGCTCGCGCTCGTCACCTTCGAGGACAAGGTGAAGACCCCCGCCTGGAAGGACCGTCCGTGCTGGTACGTCCTGTCGACGCAGGACCGCGCCGTCAGCGTCGATCTTCAGCGCGCGCTCAGCACACAGCTCAAGGCCCGGACCGTCGAGCTGCCGGCGAGCCACATGTCCCTCATGTCCCACCCCGAGGCCGTCGCCGGGGCGATCCAGGAGGCGATGGCGGCGGTGTCTGCGGCCTAG
- a CDS encoding IS630 family transposase (programmed frameshift) gives MGKPLSMDLRERVVGAISQGMSRRAAAARFGVSAASAVRWAALQRDQGKPAAKPQGGDTRSATTEAKAARIWALYEAAPDITLAELREGLAAEGIAVAVSTLWRFFARHGHTRKKKTGHASEQDRPDILSAREAWFDGQLDLDPETLIFVDETGASTKMARRYGRAPRGERLRMAVPHGHWMTTTFVGALRLSGMTAPLVIDGPMTGAWFEAWVARVLAPTLKRGDVVILDNLPAHKSVVAREAIEARGARLLFLPPYSPDFNPIENAFAKLKALLRKAAARTVDDLSRAIGAAIDTFTPAECANYFAAAGYDAY, from the exons ATGGGCAAGCCGTTATCGATGGACCTGCGCGAGCGAGTTGTTGGTGCCATTTCGCAGGGCATGTCGCGCCGGGCGGCCGCGGCGCGGTTTGGGGTCAGCGCAGCCAGTGCAGTGAGGTGGGCGGCACTTCAGCGCGATCAGGGAAAGCCAGCGGCCAAGCCACAGGGCGGTGACACGCGCTCGGCCACGACCGAGGCCAAGGCGGCGCGCATCTGGGCGCTGTACGAGGCGGCTCCGGACATCACTCTTGCCGAGCTGCGCGAGGGGCTGGCCGCCGAAGGGATCGCGGTTGCAGTATCGACCCTGTGGCGCTTTTTCGCCCGCCACGGGCATACGCGCAAAAAAA AGACCGGCCATGCGAGCGAGCAGGACCGCCCCGACATCCTGAGCGCGCGTGAAGCCTGGTTCGATGGTCAGCTCGACCTCGATCCGGAAACGCTGATCTTCGTCGATGAGACAGGTGCCAGTACGAAGATGGCACGCCGCTATGGACGCGCTCCACGCGGCGAACGGCTGCGCATGGCTGTACCGCACGGACACTGGATGACGACCACGTTCGTCGGGGCTTTGCGGCTCTCGGGCATGACCGCACCGCTCGTCATCGACGGACCGATGACCGGGGCGTGGTTCGAGGCCTGGGTTGCCCGGGTACTCGCTCCGACGCTGAAACGGGGCGACGTTGTGATCCTGGACAACCTGCCCGCCCACAAAAGCGTCGTGGCGCGGGAGGCGATCGAGGCAAGGGGCGCCCGGCTGCTCTTCCTTCCGCCTTACTCGCCCGACTTCAATCCGATCGAAAACGCCTTCGCCAAGCTGAAAGCACTCCTGCGCAAAGCCGCTGCACGCACCGTCGACGATCTGTCCCGCGCCATCGGTGCCGCCATCGACACCTTCACGCCCGCCGAATGCGCCAACTACTTCGCCGCTGCCGGATACGATGCATATTGA
- a CDS encoding helix-turn-helix domain-containing protein — translation MPERYASSEPSDVADEKVPGWTPELGTRLKEVLKRVGGLRQASTIVGYKAEQIAKWRDGNARPPFYALQTLAKAAGVSLDWIAGTETSPGAPIVERSPAVSVDDELMGRITDAIARLYKDERVGLAPIDLGRLTARKYAEVVAATDDAAERLAMIKLIVTQLRADLRSTAEAPGTGKRLA, via the coding sequence ATGCCAGAGCGTTACGCCAGCTCGGAACCGAGCGACGTTGCGGACGAGAAAGTTCCAGGCTGGACGCCTGAGCTCGGAACTCGGCTAAAAGAGGTTCTCAAGCGCGTCGGCGGACTGAGGCAGGCATCCACTATTGTGGGCTACAAGGCGGAGCAGATCGCTAAATGGAGGGACGGCAATGCGCGCCCTCCCTTCTATGCCCTGCAAACACTCGCCAAGGCCGCCGGTGTATCGCTCGATTGGATCGCAGGCACAGAAACATCCCCTGGCGCGCCGATCGTCGAGCGGTCACCAGCCGTTTCGGTCGACGACGAGCTTATGGGGCGGATCACTGATGCCATCGCGCGGCTCTACAAGGATGAACGCGTCGGTCTCGCGCCGATCGATCTCGGCCGGCTGACTGCGCGCAAATATGCTGAGGTCGTTGCCGCGACGGACGACGCAGCAGAGCGTCTCGCGATGATCAAGCTGATTGTGACCCAGCTTCGCGCCGATTTGCGCTCGACGGCCGAAGCGCCCGGCACCGGTAAACGCTTGGCCTGA